The proteins below come from a single Cannabis sativa cultivar Pink pepper isolate KNU-18-1 chromosome 3, ASM2916894v1, whole genome shotgun sequence genomic window:
- the LOC133035730 gene encoding uncharacterized protein LOC133035730 gives MIRDEAQRRDRMEAQHQEELRAQTEAAEKARRDLREAREALDEMVAKVRSLEETHQSDIESKAALAAELKELRDFKEQSTRKAKRAELVSPVSCARCPKRFDDGVYMGWATNDQSIKLTFYPKPEEMIARFREKKKKLDAALEARIGPRLPPRAD, from the coding sequence atgatccgggacgaggctcagcggagagacaggatggaggcccagcaccaggaggaactaagggctcaaaccgaggctgctgagaaggccaggcgagatctccgggaggccagggaggctttggatgaaatggtcgccaaggtgagatctctagaggagactcaccagtcggacattgaatccaaggccgctctagctgcggagttgaaggagcttagggatttcaaagaacaatccaccaggaaggccaagagggccgagctcgtttctcctgtttcctgtgCCCgatgcccgaagcgctttgatgatggtgtctatatgggttgggccaccaatgatcagagtatcaagcttactttttatcccaaacctgaggagatgattgccagatttcgggaaaagaagaagaaacttgatgccgcgcttgaggcacggattggacctcgtcttcctccgcgggctgactaa